Sequence from the Sphingomonas sp. SORGH_AS_0950 genome:
GTCGCGATAACCTATTCGCGGCAGCGCTCGGCGGTCTGGTTCATGGTCAGCTATCTGCTGGGTTTCCTGACCCCGATCTGCGAATTGCTGTTCCGCTTCACCGATTATCGGCTGTTGTTCGCGGTGCTGGGATATGCCGCGTTCCTGGGCGCCATCACGGTGATGTCGGTGGGGATCCAGGCCTTTGCGGGTCATCGGCTATGCCGCCGTCCTGCCGCCTTGCTTTGGGCGGGCGGAATGACCCTGCGGATGAGCCTGCTGGGCGGCACCCGCAACAGCCTGCCCTATGAGATGCTGTTCCAGCTGCCGTTCGCGCTCGGATCGATCCTGGTCCTGCTCTCCATCCGACGGATCGCGCAGAAGGGGCCGATCCGAACCCTGCTGATGGTGGTGTTCGGGATCATCGGCGCGCATTTCCTGGCCAAGCCGTTCATGGCGGCGTCGCTGGGGTCGGGGCATTCGGCGCAATATTATGCGACCAGCTATTACGCGGTCGTGTCGCAGGTTTCGACCGGGGTGTTGCTGGTCGCGGCCGGGCTGTTCCTGATGCTGCTGGTCATCCAGAAGGCGCTGGACGACACGATACGGGATGCGGAGAGCGATCCGTTGACCGGGCTGGCCAATCGGCGTGGACTGGCCCGGGCGGGCCCCGCGCTGCTCGCCGAGGCGAAGCGCGACGGGCACGGCCTTTATGCGATGGTCCTGGACCTCGATCACTTCAAGCGGGTCAACGACATGTTCGGGCACGCGATGGGGGACCGGGTGCTGGTGGCCTTTGCCGACCTGCTGCGGACCGTGGCCACGCGCGACGTGCTGGCGGTGCGCCTGGGGGGTGAGGAATTCGCGCTGCTGGTGCCCGATGCCTTTGGTCCGGCAGGTCGATCCGACAACCGGGCCAGCCACCTGGCCGGCGACATCCGTGCCCTGCTTCGTCGCTTCGACCGGCAGGGCCTGCCACCTCTGACGGTCAGCGGCGGCATCGTGCGCCATGCACCGGGCGAGACGCTCGACGATCTGATCGCCCGCGCCGACCAGCTGGCCTATCGCGCCAAGCGGGCCGGGCGCGACCATATCCTGCACGAGCCGATGCCTGTGGCGGTCGAGCCGTCCCATGACTGGCACAACGAGGCCGAACCGGGGCGGCGCGTCGCCGCGGGCTAGGCCCGGTCAGTCGCGGAACAGTCCGTGCGGGTCGTTCGCGACCAGCATGGCATCGGCGCGCGCCAGCGCGATCAGTGTCAGGCCCTGCGTACGGGCATGGTCGATCGCGAGACTGGTCGGGGCCGAGATTCCGACCAGCATCCCGACGCCCGCGACCAGGGCCTTGTCGACCATCTCATAGCTGATCCGCGAGGTGACGAGAATGAAGTCCGCCTCCCGGCCCGATCGCGCCAGCGTGCCGACCAGCTTGTCGAGCGCATTGTGCCGCCCGACATCCTCCGCCGCCGCGAGCGTCGCGCCCGCCGCATCGCAGGCGATGGCGGCATGGACCGCGCCGGTCAGCGCGTTGAGCGGCTGGGACGCGCGAATGCCCTCCAGCGCGGCGAACAGCGTCGCGGTGCGGGCCTGGGGGGCAGGGGGGCGGTTGGCGACGGGGCGGGCGATCTGCTCCAGCCCGGACAGCCCGCACAGGCCGCAGCTGGTGTCGCTCGTACGGTGGCGGACCCGGTCGTGGATCCGCCCCCGGCAATGTTCGGCCAGCGTCACGCGGACGATCCAGCCCGCCTCCGCCGCGAAGGGATCGATCTCGACGATATCGCCCGGCGCGTCGATCAGCCGCTCGGTGAGCAGGAAGCCGGTGGCGAAGTCCGCCAGTCGCTCGGGCGTCATCATCATCACCGCATAGCCGAAGCCGTCCACCTCGATCGCGACCGGGCATTCGACCGCGACGGCGCGGGTGATCGACTCGACCGTATCGTGCGACAGGCGGACGAGCGTCAGCGGCCGGACGGGATCGCCAGTGACCGCCGTCACAGGGCGGCGAGGTCGGCGGGGGTGTTCACATTGGCGATCGGCTGGGGCGATGCGATGGGGATCGCCCCGATCGCCCGGACCCAGCCGCGCACCGAGCGATCGCGGTGGAGCGACAGATGCGCCATCAGATGCGCCCCCAAGGCGGAGGGCCAGAGCCCCAGAACCGGCGCATCCTGGCAATAGCTGGGCTCGCGCCGCAGGATCGCGTCGATCAGCCCGTCGGGTAGGCGCGGCATGTCGCATCCGATGGTCAGGACACAACGAAAGCCATGGGCGGCGGCATAGTCCAGCGCACCCGCGATCCCGCCGAGCGGCCCCAGATCGGGCTCGGGCATGTCGGGCACGCCTTGCGCGCCGCCCACCTGCACCACGCGTGCGCAATGGGGGGCGATGGTGGCGCGGGCATGCGCCACCAGGGTACGGTCGCCCAGCATGGCGACCGCCTTGTTCGATCCGAACCGCGACGAACGCCCCCCGGTCAGGACCGCTCCCAATATGCTCATGACGTCATGCTCATGCGGGGACGCGCACCTTCACCGGCACCGACTTGCCCGCGGGCACATGGCTTTCCAGCGCATGATGTTCCAGCGGGATCAGATAGTTGAGTTCGGGATAATAGCCGCCGATACACCCTTCGGGGATGTTGTATTCGACGACGCGCAGGCCCTCGACGACCCGGTCCTGCCCGTCATCGGCATCGCTTTCCAGCGCGATGGTCTGTCCGTCCGACAGGCCCAGCCTGGCGATATCGGCCTTGTTCATCATCGCCACCATGCGCGTCCCGCTGATCCCCCGGAAGCGATCGTCATAGCCATAGATGGTCGTGTTGAACTGGTCGTTCGAGCGCAGCGTGATCAGCCGCATCCGCCCTTCGGCGGGGGGAATGCCGGAGGCGTCCATGGCGCGCGGCACGTTGAACTCCGCCTTGCCGCTCTCGGTTTCCCATTTGCGGTGCGAGGCCGGATTGCCCTTCCAGAAGCCGCCGGGTTCGAACAGCCGTTCGTTGAAGTTGGCGAACTTATCGGGATAGACATTCTCGATCGCGCTGCGGACCAGCCCGTAATCGCCGACCCATTCGTCCCACGGCACATTGGGATTGGGCTCCAGCACCGCCTTGGCGATCCCGGCGACGATGGCGGGTTCGGACAGCAGCGTGTCGGCGGCGGGCGTCGCCTTGCCGACCGAGCCGTAGATATGGCTGAACGAATCCTCCATCGACACCGCCTGGCGGCCACCCTTCTGCATATCGGTCTCGAGACGGCCGAGGCAGGGGAGGATGTAGCTTTCCTCGCCCGGCACCAGATGGCTCTTGTTGAGCTTGGTCGCGATATGGACGGTGATGGGCAGTTTCGCCCACGCCGCCTTCATCCTGGCATGTTCGGGCGTGGCGCGCAGGAAGTTGCCGCCGAGCTGGACGAAGCCTTGCGCGGTCCCGGCGATGATCTGGCGGCAC
This genomic interval carries:
- the fdhD gene encoding formate dehydrogenase accessory sulfurtransferase FdhD, whose product is MTAVTGDPVRPLTLVRLSHDTVESITRAVAVECPVAIEVDGFGYAVMMMTPERLADFATGFLLTERLIDAPGDIVEIDPFAAEAGWIVRVTLAEHCRGRIHDRVRHRTSDTSCGLCGLSGLEQIARPVANRPPAPQARTATLFAALEGIRASQPLNALTGAVHAAIACDAAGATLAAAEDVGRHNALDKLVGTLARSGREADFILVTSRISYEMVDKALVAGVGMLVGISAPTSLAIDHARTQGLTLIALARADAMLVANDPHGLFRD
- a CDS encoding molybdenum cofactor guanylyltransferase, with translation MSILGAVLTGGRSSRFGSNKAVAMLGDRTLVAHARATIAPHCARVVQVGGAQGVPDMPEPDLGPLGGIAGALDYAAAHGFRCVLTIGCDMPRLPDGLIDAILRREPSYCQDAPVLGLWPSALGAHLMAHLSLHRDRSVRGWVRAIGAIPIASPQPIANVNTPADLAAL
- a CDS encoding diguanylate cyclase, encoding MNAAVYALIANSCMAALFVVTYGVVAITYSRQRSAVWFMVSYLLGFLTPICELLFRFTDYRLLFAVLGYAAFLGAITVMSVGIQAFAGHRLCRRPAALLWAGGMTLRMSLLGGTRNSLPYEMLFQLPFALGSILVLLSIRRIAQKGPIRTLLMVVFGIIGAHFLAKPFMAASLGSGHSAQYYATSYYAVVSQVSTGVLLVAAGLFLMLLVIQKALDDTIRDAESDPLTGLANRRGLARAGPALLAEAKRDGHGLYAMVLDLDHFKRVNDMFGHAMGDRVLVAFADLLRTVATRDVLAVRLGGEEFALLVPDAFGPAGRSDNRASHLAGDIRALLRRFDRQGLPPLTVSGGIVRHAPGETLDDLIARADQLAYRAKRAGRDHILHEPMPVAVEPSHDWHNEAEPGRRVAAG